The following proteins are co-located in the Hypomesus transpacificus isolate Combined female chromosome 23, fHypTra1, whole genome shotgun sequence genome:
- the tent5c gene encoding terminal nucleotidyltransferase 5C yields the protein MANKEESVSSSSESVLSWEQVSRLNEVLTEVVPVHGRGNFPTLEVRLKDIVQMVRTRLELRGIKVKDVRLNGSTASHVLVQDIGWSYKDLDVIFRVDLPREAEFQLIKDVVLGTLLDFLPDGVNKEKITPMTLKEAYVQKLVKVYTEQDRWSLISLSNNNGRNVELKFVDSIRRQFEFSVDSFQIVLDSLLSFYDLSKTPMSLHFHPSVKGESMYGDFSMSLDHLRNKLIATKRPEEIRGGGLLKYCNLLVRDFRPTSEEEFKGLERYMCSRFFIDFPDIGEQQRKLEGYLQSHFVGEEKSKYDYLMILRRVVNESTVCLMGHERRQTLNLISLTAFRVLAEQNAIPDASSVTCYYQPAPYVRDHNFSNYYVASCNQNIPTWLPCN from the coding sequence ATGGCTAACAAGGAGGAATCAGTGAGCAGCAGCAGTGAAAGTGTTCTGAGCTGGGAGCAGGTTAGCCGCCTGAATGAGGTCCTGACGGAGGTGGTGCCTGTACACGGTCGGGGGAACTTCCCCACTCTGGAGGTGCGGCTGAAGGACATTGTGCAGATGGTGCGCACACGTCTGGAACTGAGGGGGATTAAAGTGAAAGATGTCCGCCTAAATGGATCCACGGCCAGCCACGTGCTGGTCCAAGACATTGGCTGGAGCTACAAGGACCTGGATGTCATCTTCAGAGTGGACCTGCCCCGGGAAGCAGAGTTCCAGCTCATCAAAGATGTGGTGCTGGGAACTCTCCTGGACTTCCTCCCTGAcggggtgaacaaggagaagaTCACCCCCATGACCCTCAAAGAGGCTTACGTTCAGAAACTGGTCAAAGTCTATACAGAGCAAGACCGCTGGAGTCTCATCTCGCTCTCCAACAACAACGGCCGCAATGTGGAGCTGAAGTTTGTGGACTCCATCCGCCGGCAGTTTGAGTTCAGCGTGGACTCCTTCCAGATCGTGCTGGACTCCCTGCTTTCCTTCTATGACTTGTCCAAGACCCCCATGTCTCTGCACTTCCACCCCTCTGTGAAGGGGGAGAGCATGTACGGGGACTTCAGCATGTCGCTGGACCACCTCAGGAACAAGCTGATCGCCACCAAGCGGCCGGAGGAGATCCGTGGCGGTGGGCTGCTGAAGTACTGCAACCTGCTGGTGCGTGACTTCAGGCCCACCTCGGAGGAGGAGTTCAAGGGCCTTGAGCGCTACATGTGCTCACGCTTCTTCATCGACTTCCCCGACATTGGCGAGCAGCAGCGCAAGCTGGAAGGCTACCTGCAGAGCCACTTTGtcggggaggagaagagcaagTATGACTACCTCATGATCCTCCGCCGCGTGGTCAACGAGAGCACGGTGTGCCTCATGGGCCACGAGAGACGGCAGACCCTCAACCTAATCTCGCTGACGGCTTTCCGGGTGTTGGCGGAGCAGAACGCCATCCCGGACGCCTCCAGTGTGACCTGCTACTACCAGCCAGCACCCTACGTCCGAGACCACAACTTTAGCAACTACTACGTGGCCTCGTGTAACCAGAACATTCCAACATGGCTGCCGTGTAACTGA